The DNA window ttattgtTAAGTATCAGCAATTCCAttgttttcaatctatttcagTGTCTGGTGTATCGGGATGGGAATCTTATTTCCGGCACGCTAGAAACGCTTATCAAGCATATGGTGCCAACGGATGAGTACTATCCGGACCAGTCGTATCTATTCGCATTTCTGTTAAGTGCACGACTGTTTATTAAACCGCACGAGCTTCTCCAACAAATATGTGATATTTGCCATCAACAGCAACAGCTTAATGTTCATctaagcaacaacaacaatGGTGTCGCTACCCAGGTACGTACGTCGATTAAGCGAAACAATCAAAACTTTGTTCGGCGGTTTAGAATATAATACCAGAAAACCTCCAGAATTCGAGTCTACATCAACATTTGAACGGCCATCTAAGACAATCTCACTACAATTATTTACTGAGTGAATTCAGCATACTACGCGACTTCCGAAGGGTTATTAGAAGCTTCTTCCGGTTATCGTTATGTTGCATACTACACGAATCCATTGTAATTGTAGCGAGTTGTTTGCTTGTTTGGCCAtgtatgtttatttatttattattatttaaattatttaaattctACATGAATTTTCTAGCTACTTTGAAGTACATGCAAATCTGATAACTTCAAGTGCATAGATGTTTAATGTGTGAACTCGGTCTAGCTTGATAATTGAAAGAACGTGGAATTGAAACTAAATACACGCTATGCAATTTGTTTATGGGCTCTAGATTAATTTATGTCCATTATAAGAAGCTTGCTTGGGTTAAGTTCATCCAAAACGTTACGGACCATTATGAAACTTAATAAAGGGTAACATCCGTTTATTGAGGAACTTAATATACTTCCAAATTCATAGCGTTATCTGTCACGAAAACGCTGGTTTTcttgccacaggaacagattccttgccaattcattttttttgagTCGCGGAACTCGTATAAAATCGGATATCGTTTAGGTTTCATCATCAATCATCGAGTTTCGTCAGCGCCAGGGCGAACAGCTTACGGACCTGAAATCAGGGCATTGTTTGTTGCTTTAGGCTTCGTATGGGTATCGTACTTGCTCGATACTATTTGCAACATTTTCGAAGACGGATTCTCCGCAGCTTACAGCGATTAGCATTCTTTTTTAGTCAAATTATATTCGAATGACCCTCTGATCCAAGTTTTTCATATTCTTTTGTCGTAAGGATTAATTCTTTGTTTATGCACCGGATACCACACAGCCGCTATGTTGAGTGTATCCGAAGCAAGcgaaatacactcaggttttttcacGCAGTTTTTTTGCGTGGtactttttacgcggattttaaaatttacgcggttttcattttcgcggattttgaaatttacgcggtttttatttacgacgtttttgaaatttacgcggttttcatttaagcGGATTCTGAAATTTACGCGGCTTTCATTtacacggattttgaaatttacactgtatccattaacgaggttcccaTTAACGTGGATTCTTAAATATacgcggtcttcatttacgcggattttgaaataaccgcggttttcattttcgcggattttgaaatttacgcggttttcatttacgccgtttttggaatttacgcggttttcatttacgcggcctgtatcccccgcgtaaaaaaaacctgagtgtagtaTTATAAATCCTAAAATCAGTGAACCAACCATTTAGACCTAAAGAATATTATTGATGTTCTGGTCGTCATCAAGAATGAACGTAACAACTTATAAAAGTGGTGTATCGAACTTTCCGTTAATCAGACAGTGAGTGAACTATGACTTACTAATATGTAGCAGAATATCAGTGATGGGTCATCAAGTCGAATGCCGCCAGGCCAAATACCACTAGGTCGAATGTATCCTTAGATTCACATGAAATTAGATCGAAGAAGTCTTTCGAACAATATTGTTACGATGTGAAGGTAGGCGAGGTGTTATCGTAACAAACACTGGTGTTCAGCAGGGTGTGGATGTCTGACGGAACCCGTGCGTGACGTTGCTGGCTAACCGGCTCGAAGAGCTCTCGTAAGAACTCTCGCTGCAATTCGTTCAATCCTTCTGGTTCAGCTGGCAGTGGCGCTGTTACCGAGATAGAGGCGTCTTCAGACGGCTTAATACCCCAAGCGCCTAAAAGAATATCAAGAGGGATCGATGTTTGGCCACTAAACGTAATTGCGTGGTAATGATCGCATACGAGCGAAACCCGAGTGCCCCCTTGTGTAGTTGCTCAAGAAATTTCTGTTAACGGGCCAGGGAAATGCTTGATTGACGTCACAGGGAGACGCTCAATGGACTGACAGACGATGTTGCAGATAACTGTTTCGATCTCAATCGATGCAATGATATGTTCCTCATCGGGTTTAACATGCAAGTTAATAAAACGCGAGAGAATATCAGATTGTCCGAAATGATCAGTGAAAAAATATTCGATGCGGAGGTCGTACAGAAGCATAGTTAGGGCGCAGCGTTTGAGGTGGTTTGCTGTGTATGTATGATATTCTGCATGCTCTAAACCGCTAACACCAGCTTTCGATTCGTCGGAAGAACGAAATGCCTTCCGTAGATCATTCTGTGGAATTATGTGACCGCGTTCACCAGATCCAGGGCTTATTTCTAAATCTGGCTGTAGCGAGACTCGTCTGGAGTTAACCTTTGGGGTGCATGGTAGATTTCTTTCCCTGATCCGTCTGGAAACCGGCATGCAACGCGCCAATTCTCATGTTTGAAGCATCTGCAGACACAACTATCTCAAGGCGACATAAGCGATGATTGAAGGATTTCCTTAAAACGACCAAAAGAACGCTGACAAGCATCACACCATTGGAAACAGTTACTTTCCTTCAGCAGTTCATCCACCGGTTGGCGAAGTGTGAGCATTTCGCGGATGTATTTTCCGTAATAGTTAAACGCACCCAAGTACGATCGAAGTGTGGGAACATCATGAGGTTGAGGCATGTTGACGATAACCTCAACCTTGTCTGGGTCGGGGCGGATATCGTTCGTATCAAGAGGCTTGGCCCAGGTACTTCACCTGTCGCATACAGAAACGACACTCGACCGTGAATCCGTACTTTTTAGTCGCTGCAAAATACAACACAGATTCTGCTTGTGCTTTTCGGCGGTGCGGACAGCGACCAGAAGGTCGTCGAGATACGGAGGCTATGGCCAAAGTACTAGCCAACTGCAGTAAGGCTGCCCGGAATGGCGTCATTTTTGTGGAATCATGAGCTATGTTTTATCGTTTTTCCCTATCCATTCGAAAATTGTCCATTTTTTAATACAAGCGTTCAGTAAACCTCCCCTTTCTGGCTCTTTTATCATCTAACTATGCAATTGAGCTAAAGGTTTTGAATATTTCACCTGAACGTACCAACTcggcaaaataaaaatactacgatgttATTTCATTATAAAACCTAaccattggtacaccggcagtgttatcaaaaaatgagatttggTATTAAAATCGAACCATCACTTTGAGCAGCTATAACACTGTTCAGAGACATTTGTGCGCCAGACTTCCTTTGGCAATGTTGTGGCGCATATTCTGTTTTATGCATATAATTTATTGGTAGCATTCTTAATGAAAATCTGAGATTTACagaaataaaaatgcaaaaaagtagttttATCCATACCAAATTTCAAAGCAATTCACTTAGAACCAATCGattccaaattttgcacagttggaaccaaaaaaattgatttcgcTTGATGCAGACAAGTTTCCATACAACTATGCCCCATGCTGATATACAACAAATAAGCAAACAACCGTTGAGGTACTCCAAATTTGGTGGCTTACCATGCTTCCAATAACGTTTCTTTTTCTCATATATAAACAATTAATAGAAATATGTTTCTTACAGCAAAAGGCACAGAGCCTCGGGCGTTTTGCGTGCAACTTCATCCAGTTGCTGTCTGAATGGATCGAAACCTTTCCCTATGACTTCCGTGATGAACGAGTGATGCAACATGTACGCGCAATGACCCAGAAGTGTATTTCTATCGATGGCAAACTGCGAACGGATGTTTCAACCTTGCTGCAAAACCTTCTGCAAAGGTTAAAAACGTTGGAAAAGTATGAAGAATTTCTAGACAAAATTGTTCTTGAGGGTAGCAAAGAATTGGATACCAAACATCAGCGAGCAGATTCTCGGAACAGCAGCAACAGTTTTCATCAAGCCACCGAAAAATCGTGCTCTTCGATACACCATCAAACGTCCTCTTCGACATCGTCGGTCAACAGCATCTCGTCAATCAGCTCAACTCTTTCGACCCCGGACATTACAGATCTGTGTCCAAGTACATCAGTGTTAGCACATCAGCTGACTCACATTGAACTCGAACGACTGTCCTACATAGGACCGGAAGAATTTGTACAAGCCTTTGCCAAGGAGAATCCAAATGTAGAGACATCCATAAAGGACATGAAAAAGACTCGTAATCTCGAATCGTACGTACAATGGTTCAATAGGCTATCCTATATTGTGGCGACCGAGGTATGCAAACATTCTAAGAAAAAGCAGCGGGCTAGAGTGATCGAATTTTGGATTGAAACAGCTCGAGAATCGTTCAACATTGGAAACTTCAACACGCTAATGGCGATAATCGCTGGACTAAATTTATCGCCAATTACTCGACTAAAGAAAACGGTGTGTATGATTCTTTATTCGAGTTCTTACTGTTTACATAACAAcacctttattttttttctagtggGCAAAGATTCAGTCCGCCAAATTTTCCATTTTGGAGCACCAAATGGATCCAACAAGCAATTTTAGTAGCTACCGATCAACGCTCAAAGCTGCAATGTGGCGCTCGGAAGGAGCTACAGATGAACGGCAGCGAATCGTCATTCCATTTTTTAGCTTACTAGTCAAGGATCTGTACTTCCTAAACGAAGGGTGTACCAACAAGTATGTAAACGATTAGCAGACCATACGCGATCAATACAATTGATGTACTGACTGACGCTATACGTATAACTgccccatgttctatgggatacGCTattacacatgggacaattatgtgtAGAACGGCAATTGACGAATTGATGAAATTACCCTTAAATCGGTAATCCCATTTGAATACATATCGTCAATCCATTTTTCCCATTGCCATATCAATAGTGTTGTAAATACTTTCAAGAATTGACTATAGTATTGATCGTGTAGGGACTGTATACTTAAATGTACATATTATTAACTTTATTGCCGATATTTTTCCAGATTACCCAATGGccatataaattttgaaaagttttggCAGCTGGCCAAGCAGGTTAACGAATTTATTGGATGGAAGCAAGTCACGTGCCCTTAcgagaaaaacaacaaaattatcATGTTTCTGCAAACGAACAGTATTCTGAACGAAAATACATTAGCCATGGCGTCATTCGATTGTGAACCACCCGAAAACAGTAGCGAAAAGGATCGCTACAAAAGTTTGAAGCACGAACATTACAACAACTAAATTAAGCCAAACACACAAAATAATGCGAACTTGCGTGGATATACTAAGTTCTGCACAACTCCTAAACCTAACCTACTGTATTTTACAACAACAACACATAGTATTCGAAAGAGATCTACTTATCCAAACAAAAACTCAAATACACAAAAAATCACGGAGCGGAGAAATCTCTCATTTGACACTGCATTTACTGATTAaagattttttagatattttatacTTACGAACTTTTTAGAATTAAGCTAACGTCTAGTTCATAAATAATGCATGTTTGTAAAACATGCAGCGTCACTGTGGAAACAAGAACGAAGGTTAGAAGATAATATTGTATCAGTAACAAGTGTGGTACGAAAAATCGTACGCGTAGATAacatatttaaatattttgcaattaGTTTCTTTATTTCACCCAGTGAAGTTTTAGGCAGCCTTCAGACGTATTTCAGAAATATGGAAGAAAGGCAGAAAATCCCTAATGACAGCAGACTATTGTGATTAATTTTGTTCGATTGTCGGCGCGCTAGAACTTAAGTATTTATTTCATTGTTGTTTTTATGATTTGATAGCTTTTATTTcgctttgtttttttgtttgtattGTACGAATATATTTATGTTCCATCAAAGTTCACGCTTTAATTTTAGTTGTGAGGAATCCAATTGCTAAAATCTACTAAGTCATAAAAAAGGTATTATGTTCAAATAAACCATGTCGGTAGCAACATGAAGGAAACACAATTAATCAGtaacaaatttgttttttttatagcTATATTGAAGAAATCCTATAGAAAGAGATAAAAACAATTTTGCTCGAGGAGAAACTCAGACAAGTTCTAACTCCAACTGCCCACATAGGGATCATCAGAGTGATACTCTTCCAAAAGAGCATAATGATTTGTCGTGGTTAATTTGCCTGCAAGACTGCTTAGATCGTCTTTAAAGGGAACGCTTTAAATTCCTACGACCCTAGATCATATGGACTCTCTCATAATAGGCATACCTATTTTTCAGCATTCTCAAAGCAATAGTCTGCCCacgatcgcatatttgtcccgttttctatgagatttcctatatgggactgatttgcgatcatgggcagtagtgATCCTCATGATTCATGGAATGTAATATTACTTTGACCTTCCCAAttcacgaaagaacttggtgTTATCGAGCTGAAACACCTGCTCCTCAAGTTTGTGTCAGTGGAATGTTATACAACGTATGTTGTATTCACATGTCTATGTTAAATCCTTTAAACCTTTACATCTGAAGTCTTTCTTCGGGGGGATTCATGTTCACCGCGGCATATTCGCTGACAATACTGCAAATGCCTTTGTGGCCACCGCCTTAGAAGAGCGCAGCCATTTCCATGTACATACGAAATCATTGTCTGAAAGTCGAACTAAAAATAATGACAAAGTTAACacaaaggggcgcaaaactgagactt is part of the Topomyia yanbarensis strain Yona2022 chromosome 1, ASM3024719v1, whole genome shotgun sequence genome and encodes:
- the LOC131676632 gene encoding uncharacterized protein LOC131676632 isoform X1 encodes the protein MPQHGEKKSDLEKGAPRVKPALPAKPINIPPPNHHHIIVAGSGGTGAINSGSTSKVKQIRKNFTAAKSLDGGSFECNISKRQPTSYVVANSVPEDQMRVGNNGNAENSGGVSLTPQTSSFSPRKNELTKKLADKKPTPSSPNLGCANDCCGIILNSNNQKQSLQQSKNGTNCSPSSGGTANNAFGKIYKEDSKPPKCRKWDENRIKTSSDSVDSSLSSSSGGFRDPDFIARQTMAFELYKSRETTTSSSSTCITKPPQHIQSISQYQKSTKQLEQMLAQRLEKSLALGAGSSTVTSGVPPVHPNSATHLRARSIDTGIGSSNFTTTSSSGSGCFLGSSTIPKQIQLKLQEEMKMQCKNIKEKFLIERRHPQEHYKPAYRESGVKNSTTSTDSKQGVKSKHDASASGTDDPSLNDDNCLVYRDGNLISGTLETLIKHMVPTDEYYPDQSYLFAFLLSARLFIKPHELLQQICDICHQQQQLNVHLSNNNNGVATQQKAQSLGRFACNFIQLLSEWIETFPYDFRDERVMQHVRAMTQKCISIDGKLRTDVSTLLQNLLQRLKTLEKYEEFLDKIVLEGSKELDTKHQRADSRNSSNSFHQATEKSCSSIHHQTSSSTSSVNSISSISSTLSTPDITDLCPSTSVLAHQLTHIELERLSYIGPEEFVQAFAKENPNVETSIKDMKKTRNLESYVQWFNRLSYIVATEVCKHSKKKQRARVIEFWIETARESFNIGNFNTLMAIIAGLNLSPITRLKKTWAKIQSAKFSILEHQMDPTSNFSSYRSTLKAAMWRSEGATDERQRIVIPFFSLLVKDLYFLNEGCTNKLPNGHINFEKFWQLAKQVNEFIGWKQVTCPYEKNNKIIMFLQTNSILNENTLAMASFDCEPPENSSEKDRYKSLKHEHYNN
- the LOC131676632 gene encoding ras-GEF domain-containing family member 1B-like isoform X2 codes for the protein MDDEILKTVESMLGANIQVVDCEKTQTIREEEVLLINGVPVTLEGSDGNAIKKALIAGEIPSCEMLNQLLFRAGVLRQPVQLETSLSVKTSTVTTEDITIARNGRVLDERSCETKENNYYTSTSSEIWEPVSRLKKKKQQEIINTATVEDMLSNQLKNGLYLVTNESSTENAHNHPIRQSSTCTESSTSSSAESNYSSSRPVSNVSNTSYDNFVCQITPMHQKAKDSNKSYTKISSNKQSISCDSGNDEVTLTSVYSSGIGGGHEYYPFSDISKTNTTNSMQTDSSLGCEFSPPTSFHDVPDFAAIPQSGCAKSTTPHKKRNRTLLRSRPQKHVPKNHDASASGTDDPSLNDDNCLVYRDGNLISGTLETLIKHMVPTDEYYPDQSYLFAFLLSARLFIKPHELLQQICDICHQQQQLNVHLSNNNNGVATQQKAQSLGRFACNFIQLLSEWIETFPYDFRDERVMQHVRAMTQKCISIDGKLRTDVSTLLQNLLQRLKTLEKYEEFLDKIVLEGSKELDTKHQRADSRNSSNSFHQATEKSCSSIHHQTSSSTSSVNSISSISSTLSTPDITDLCPSTSVLAHQLTHIELERLSYIGPEEFVQAFAKENPNVETSIKDMKKTRNLESYVQWFNRLSYIVATEVCKHSKKKQRARVIEFWIETARESFNIGNFNTLMAIIAGLNLSPITRLKKTWAKIQSAKFSILEHQMDPTSNFSSYRSTLKAAMWRSEGATDERQRIVIPFFSLLVKDLYFLNEGCTNKLPNGHINFEKFWQLAKQVNEFIGWKQVTCPYEKNNKIIMFLQTNSILNENTLAMASFDCEPPENSSEKDRYKSLKHEHYNN